In the Oncorhynchus gorbuscha isolate QuinsamMale2020 ecotype Even-year linkage group LG05, OgorEven_v1.0, whole genome shotgun sequence genome, one interval contains:
- the LOC124036181 gene encoding intraflagellar transport protein 81 homolog, which yields MKEIIELQMQQAADEMKAPDPQEKRKTIREQYMKNVAEQESLGKKLREQQKAVRESHRPNMKQVKMWLDLEQLMVCKLGCFPRAQNQVSIGQVIQEGGEDRLVL from the exons ATGAAAGAG ATCATTGAGTTGCAAATGCAGCAAGCAGCAGATGAGATGAAGGCCCCTGATCCGCAAGAGAAGAGGAAAACCATCAG GGAGCAGTACATGAAGAACGTTGCAGAGCAGGAGTCCCTGGGCAAG AAGTTGCGTGAGCAGCAGAAGGCGGTGAGGGAGAGCCACAGGCCCAACATGAAGCAGGTGAAGATGTGGCTCGACCTGGAGCAGCTGATGGTGTGCAAGCTTGGGTGCTTCCCGAGGGCCCAGAACCAGGTTTCCATTGGTCAGGTCATCCAGGAGGGCGGTGAGGATAGGCTGGtgctgtga